The Bacteroidota bacterium sequence CGATGCAGTACATTGGTTGACATCTGTAGCTGTCGCTGAATAGTTACCCGAGTCCAGATTATTTCTATTGGCGCCAGTGCCGCCATCATTCCACGCATAAGTTATGGTGCCGGTGCCTCCTGTTGAATTAAGTGTAATCGTGCCATCTCCTGTACCATTGCATGAAATGTCATGATGCGTCTCTGTAATCAATAAAGAATCTGGCTCGTTCACCGTCGCTGTGCTTGTAGCCGTGCACCCCAAGCTATCCGTTACGGTCACCGAATAAGCTCCTTCGGAGAGCAAAGAAATATCTTCTGTAGCGGCCTGATTATTCCAAAGAAAGGTATAAGGTGCCTGACCTCCTGTTACTTGTATATCTACCGCGCCATTACTGCCGCCATTGCAGGAAATATCGGTTACAGAATGAGTGATTGTTATTCCGGGTAACGAACTCACTGTTGATGAAGCAACCCCAGTACAGCCGTTTACAGAATCAGTTACCGTAACACTATAGTTGCCACTGGTAGTGGCTATTATGGAGTTGGTTGATGACCCGGTACTCCACAGATAGGTTCCGCCGTTACTTGCGGTCAGTGTTGCACTCACATTTATACAGTCAAGTGTAGCGGTGGAAGGAGTGATTCCAGCTACCGGTGGAATCTTGTTTTCTGTTATTGAAACACTAGTAGAGATTGAACAACCAATACTATCAGTCACGGTAACGCTATAAGTATTTGCCGATGTAACATTGATAGAAGTAGAAGAAACTCCATTGCTCCACAAATAGGTTCCACCTCCACTTGCAGTTAAAGTGATACTAGTATTGGAACAAGTGATTACGCCAGAAGCCGGCGTAATCGTTGCAGTTGGTAAGGAGCCTCCCTGATTTACCAAAGCGCTGGTCGTAGCGCTACATGTATTGGTGCCAGTCACGGTAACAGTGTAAGTCCCTTGCCCATTCACTATAATAGAAGCCCCTGTAGTGCCGGTACTCCATAAATAAGTGCCTCCGCCGGTAGCCGTCAAAGTAGCGGTAGGCGCAGTACAGGTAAGGGTAGGGTTTGAAGGATTGATGGTTGGAACCGGTGTAGGTTTAACGATCACTTGAATGGTTTTGCTCTGAGCGCAACCACCTGAATCAAATCCCGTAACGGTATAGGTTGTGGTAATTGCCGGAAATGCTTTCACCGACGGACCTGTTGTCGAACTCAAACCGGTAGCCGGCGACCAACTGTAATTTATATACCCAGGGGCATTGGTAAACAGAGTAACCGAGTCGCCTGGGCAAATAGATGCCGTCGAGGAACTATTCGATTGTGAAGTCCAGGCTGGCATATTTACAGGAATAGCGGATATGTAGGGGTAAAACAGGGTATGAGTGCAATTCGGGATTTCATAGGCATAACACATTTTATATTGATTGCCGCAAACGATACCTGACGTGCCTAGATTACTCAAACCACCACAACTAACCGAGTTGCAATTGAGATCGTACAATTCCCAATTGAACCAGATCACATTGCCAGTACCGCAAGTACTGTTTATGACATTCTGAAAAGTAATATTGGTTGAATATTGACCGGTAAATGTAAAGCAGGCTTTTACCACTTCGTTCTTCCCATCTGCAGTGGTGGGATTGAGATAAGACTGGCACTGTGATGTAATGGTATTAACCGTTGGAACATAATTAAATACACATGCCGATCCACTTACCGCGCCACAGGTAGACAGTTGCGGTCCATTAGAAATGTTTGCTGGTATCGTAGTAGAAACATCTATATTGAAAATATTTGAGGTGCCACAAATAATACTCGGTTCATTCAAAATCTGTACATAATAAGTATCGCCAATAACCAAATCATTAAAATAATGTACCGTCGTTGCCGGCCCATTCGTTGCCGATTGACACGAAATAGCATGACAACTGCCACCCACCGGACATCCGCCCGTTCCGGTCCAAACCGATGAACTTAAATAACAGAATATTGGGCTCGAAATAGAAACCGCTAAAATATTAGCAGTCGCAACAAAAGAATACCAGACAGACTGTGTGCTGGTCGAAACAGCACAATCAATGATCTCGCCGGGTTCTAAGGTGCCACAAGTATTCCCCGAAATAGCAGGAGCATTCACCACTAATGCTATGGCATTTGCACAATTATCATTGCTTGCAGGAGTACAGATTTGCGCGTTTACTATAGACCAATTAAGGCATAATAGAAAAGTACCGAAAAAGTAAAATTGCCTCATAGTCAAACCTTAGTTTTCTAAATAATAATTCTCCAACCGCTTAATCACCAATCATGTCCCACATAGACACCGAAGCTTGCCTTCGGTATTTACAGTGCAATTAAATCATTTTTTATCACTATAGCAATATCTGAAAGAAATCCTTGTAAAAGGCCTCTTTTTTAGTTGCACTATTAAAGATACAATCGAGTCGGATGCGAAGCCTTATCCCTATGAAAAAAATATTTTGGACATGCCATCAAGATATTTCTACATTTGAACTTCATTGAATACATTTAATACATTGAAATACAAATCAGACTTACGAACTCTCGCCTATTTTTTCATAACAACTAGCCTATTTGTTCTTCAGTGGATTTATGGGTTTAATTGGTTGGTTTATATCGTCTACCTCCATTTCTCTATTGCTGTGGCTGTGATCACCCATAATCACAACCACCTCAATATTTGGACTAACAAGATTCTGAATATACTAACCGACTGGTGGCTGACAGTGTTCTACGGCTTGCCTATTTTTGTTTGGATACCTACTCACAACCGCAACCATCACCGCTACAACAAC is a genomic window containing:
- a CDS encoding gliding motility-associated C-terminal domain-containing protein encodes the protein MRQFYFFGTFLLCLNWSIVNAQICTPASNDNCANAIALVVNAPAISGNTCGTLEPGEIIDCAVSTSTQSVWYSFVATANILAVSISSPIFCYLSSSVWTGTGGCPVGGSCHAISCQSATNGPATTVHYFNDLVIGDTYYVQILNEPSIICGTSNIFNIDVSTTIPANISNGPQLSTCGAVSGSACVFNYVPTVNTITSQCQSYLNPTTADGKNEVVKACFTFTGQYSTNITFQNVINSTCGTGNVIWFNWELYDLNCNSVSCGGLSNLGTSGIVCGNQYKMCYAYEIPNCTHTLFYPYISAIPVNMPAWTSQSNSSSTASICPGDSVTLFTNAPGYINYSWSPATGLSSTTGPSVKAFPAITTTYTVTGFDSGGCAQSKTIQVIVKPTPVPTINPSNPTLTCTAPTATLTATGGGTYLWSTGTTGASIIVNGQGTYTVTVTGTNTCSATTSALVNQGGSLPTATITPASGVITCSNTSITLTASGGGTYLWSNGVSSTSINVTSANTYSVTVTDSIGCSISTSVSITENKIPPVAGITPSTATLDCINVSATLTASNGGTYLWSTGSSTNSIIATTSGNYSVTVTDSVNGCTGVASSTVSSLPGITITHSVTDISCNGGSNGAVDIQVTGGQAPYTFLWNNQAATEDISLLSEGAYSVTVTDSLGCTATSTATVNEPDSLLITETHHDISCNGTGDGTITLNSTGGTGTITYAWNDGGTGANRNNLDSGNYSATATDVNQCTASVSTTIFQGSQIDVSSTVSDVSCHGGNDGSIDISPRGGNLPYGYQWNDAATSEDRTSVSAGNYKVTITDMNQCSITAEATVSEPTALLFSQKVDQPSCPENGGDGTISVTPSGAMPPYSYSWSNGGNTPDISGLGSGSYSLTITDNNNCTVTASFNLNYLYQFQVNASPALANIEAGQTISLNYQTSGSAGTITSQKWTPSESLSCDNCRSPVAAPDQSTTYQVQVTNNAGCVATDIVTINVSPSFSLYVPNSFTPNADGINDFFEIFGNRQGISFLEIELFNRWGETVFQSNDHSFKWDGLYKGEPLATQTLIWKLKLAFKDKPAEDLRQGSVTLLR